acacCGGCTCCATCCTATTTGCAgtttgcaatatttattttattagctGTTGTTGTTTAATTTGAGAGAAAATTAATACGAAACCACGTCCCTTCCCTGCATTACATACTTTCAAAATATAATATGTGCTCCCAGTCACTGTCCCCATCCCCATTGACCTTTGCCTCCCGGTTTGCCTTTTCCTCTAGTTCCATTTCATGCATCTTGGCTGCCGTGAAGAGTTTTACAAAGTCCTCTCCCATCGACTTACATATGACTTCGTCATCCAAAAATGCCTTCAACGCATCTTTCATGTTATGGGGTATCATCGAAGTTCCCAGTGGTAGATTCATGTTGTTGTAAGCGCTTCCACTTACTCCTTTTGGAAGAGCTAATTTATGTTGGATACCATCTATGCCAGCTGCAACAGTAGCAGCTAATGTTAAGTACGGATTACTCGCACTGGAGCTGGCTCGATTTTCCATGTATGCATTCTTGGCATCATCTCTAAGCTTAACGCGTAGATAGCAAGAACGATTATCTACCCCCCACGTAGCATTCACGGGTGTGGTAAAATCATAACGCCTAAAGCAATTGACAGTTGGTGTTAGCAATAAAGCAAGTCCGGGAGCGtgttttaaaattcccgccatcCAATGCTGGGCAACTTGTGAAAGTCCAGTTGGATCGTCTGGATCATGCGTCAGCGGGATTGTTTCTGTGACATCCCATAACGAATGACAAAAATGAGCTCCGTTAGATTCGTCATCAAAGAAAGGTTTGGTCATAAATGTCGCCATATAACCTTGCTGGTATGCTATCTCTTTTATGCTAATTTTATATGTGTGCGCATTATCAGGGGCGCGTATTCCAAAAGCAGGTCTGTAGGTGACTTGTAACTGCCCTGCTCCGCAGCCGGTTTCTAAAGTCTCTATTTCTACGCCTACCTTAGGTAGTTGTTTCGCGATTTCATTATAAAATTTCCCGAGTTGAAAGTTGTTGCTGGTTGCGCGAAGATTGCCAATATCGTAAATAGGTTTTCTCGTTTCTTTATCGACCAAATAAAACTCGTGTTCATGAGCAGATAGGAGAGAATATCCGAGATTTTTGAGACGATCGAGCTGTCTTTTTGCAATATTGCGAGGATATGCCGCTATTGGTATGCCATCCAGCCTGGGTTCTAGGAGTACACGACCTGTAGTATTTCCGCACCAAGGTAGAAGAGTGAATGTGTTGTATTCAGGAAAACACACGCAGTCGCCAAAATTTCTCTTTTCCAAGTActctgtaataatataaaagcaaggACATGATTCTTGAGGTAAATTCTGtcaaatgtcatcatcatcaacaacaacaaagcgGCATTTGTATACGAAAAGTTCCCCTTTTTGCTgaatccccctgaaattcactttacccccATCCCCCTTAATTTGATTCAAGGGCGTAGCAAGAGCTTCGGGGGCTCTTGGACAAGGGCACTTTTAACATTTCCTGTCATTTTCTTGTTACGTTAGAATTAATTGGAATATCCTAGATGTATCATTTATATGTAATATAAATAATAGGGGTCCAAGAATTTACCCCTGGGGTACACCACAACTTGTATTTTAATTCTTGAACTTCTAAAAACTTGAACTTTAATTTGAAAATgtcataacataattattatctagaaagcaaaattaaactaaaATATTTTCAGATATTGGCGTAATATCATCGTCAGGACAACAGATACATAAATTATATAGATTTTGAAGGTGCATATGACTCTGTTTTAATGTCATTTTCTGGGTCTagctacagctcgatgaaagtacacacataTAGTTAATGAATATATCAAATTAACGGTAATATGTTttatagaatttttttaaatgttaatgagaaaagaaattgtttggtgttatttagaagggtaggtttcattATGGAAGTACTGTACTTCCATGGTTTCATTTGAAATGTAAATCCATTTAATCATGGAAGTACACGTAGGCTTCTTCCATGATTTAACCGAATTGGTCGTTATTTTTACTTAGCTACAGCTCGATAGCACACACCTCACACCTGGTTcactaaagccatattataacatttctgtaaaaatagattagtatttattttccataacatattagcttttactgtcagatatatccccttttaattttgagccgaacaactgaggtaaagcatagaaaattggaatttactaccagcgcccatgttactcccgcggttgtaatacggtacgatcctcggggtgtgtgtatgtgtatcccgcacgccgtgtacgtactgtgcatacgtgttcgactaatatttccatc
Above is a window of Amphiura filiformis chromosome 20, Afil_fr2py, whole genome shotgun sequence DNA encoding:
- the LOC140142079 gene encoding lengsin-like, translated to MDMMDQAKVLELLESREVNLVRFELSDMHGVPRCKTIPTSLFKKKASEGLNFGLGFMNKDPGYNIVHGSKEYLEKRNFGDCVCFPEYNTFTLLPWCGNTTGRVLLEPRLDGIPIAAYPRNIAKRQLDRLKNLGYSLLSAHEHEFYLVDKETRKPIYDIGNLRATSNNFQLGKFYNEIAKQLPKVGVEIETLETGCGAGQLQVTYRPAFGIRAPDNAHTYKISIKEIAYQQGYMATFMTKPFFDDESNGAHFCHSLWDVTETIPLTHDPDDPTGLSQVAQHWMAGILKHAPGLALLLTPTVNCFRRYDFTTPVNATWGVDNRSCYLRVKLRDDAKNAYMENRASSSASNPYLTLAATVAAGIDGIQHKLALPKGVSGSAYNNMNLPLGTSMIPHNMKDALKAFLDDEVICKSMGEDFVKLFTAAKMHEMELEEKANREAKVNGDGDSDWEHILYFESM